A single window of Flavobacterium aestivum DNA harbors:
- a CDS encoding DUF6443 domain-containing protein, producing MKKITFIFFLLFLATIGYSQNNQKVLAAPMPMAAPPPGGGGDRPVTWYRDSDKDGFGDPIRTRLSATKIDGYVAEGDDLDDTNKYITNVAPTQYFYHDSDGDTFGNPNVRVFYSIAPPNYVTNNLDCNDNNAAIKPTTVWYRDGDHDGYGNRSITIIGCIQPADYVINPWDYDDANGAITNITPQTFYRDYDTDTFGSPTVTVYCSVKPDGYVTNNLDCNDGNVAINPNTVWYRDVDGDNFGVREITVLSCTRPAGYTDNGDDCNDSDYDLNPNTVWYIDSDHDTFGAGAGSRFGCAPPLNHDYVLKGGDCNDSNVNVHPDVMWYRDVDGDGFGVTNNFVKSCTQPVGYARESGDCDDGNRFIKPNTIWYFDNDGDGHGAASQTKQSCTKPDRYVDTADDCNDYDVTVYTVRVWYYDNDGDTFGDPAVTVSSCNKPYKYVLNNADYDDRTGNITNIPPRTFYEDYDKDTFGNPNVSVYYSNQPTGYVTNASDYDDRTGNIINIQPRNFYEDYDKDTFGNPNVSLYYSLQPTGYVTNASDYNDRNEFITNIPPQTFYKDFDKDTFGNPNITLYYSIQPTGYVANNTDCDDSNGDLNPNTKWYADNEQDGLGDPSNFVQQCTPPAGKYVANYSDNCPTIAGTSPDCSSLASPSSDYNYIITTTYKEPTNTILQGPTPEKALVNITYFDGLGRPVQQIANKQSTAGKDIITSTGYDDFGRPTKEYLPYAANSSNMAYDANAAENAITFYSAEKYENTANPFSEKKLELSPLGRVIKQAAPGNDWAMDGGHEIKMDYQTNTDTEVKLYRAAANWNAGSGLFDIALSEDGNYAASELIKTVTYDENSSANPTENGGSTVEFKNKEGKVILKRTYESGTKHDTHYVYDTYGNLTYVIPPKADGTINQEVLDGLCYQYKYDYRNRLVEKKIPGKQWEFIVYDKLDRPVATGPANSPFKDDTAVGWLITKYDAFGRPVYTGWSNSTADALSRTTLQNAQNNATVLFETKQTSGAIDGIQAYYSNTVAPTSIKLLTVNYYDNYTFPNVPTIPTTIEGQTVLANAKGLATGSWTRVLTTASTSLGETSTTFYDAKARPIRSYVQNYLDGYTSTDSKLDFSGQLLYTIAKHKRTTGDVELVTKEDFTYSPQGRILTHTHQINGGAIQLLAANTYDDLGQLSSKKVGNNSGTPLQKIDYTYNIRGWMTGINNDSSNNLILNTTEKDLFGFKINYNVVAGSVANLKPLYNGNIAETFWRSNSDGTLRSYGYQYDDLNRLKKAIYQKPGENIPVSGAYNESLSYDKNGNITSLQRFGGSDAPSIIFQIDDLAYDYSNANSNQLTKVTDSPAGNDSQGFIDGNKTGDDYSYDSNGNMITDKNKNITNIVYNHLNLPVKITFGTGNTIAYIYNSAGLKVQKTVNSLLPTPTVTTTNYLGGFQYKDNVLQFFPTAEGYVEPNGSSYKYVFQYKDHLGNVRLSYGDANGDGAITNSEIIEESHYYPFGLKHQGYNSTVTSTNPAQKRLFGGKELQDELGLNMYDYGARLYDPADCTWWGIDPLAEKFSSLSPYAYVANNPTNAIDPDGRDIIFIVTKGDQARNFQYRKGNFYELDANGKYSRRYNPGKESVDPTMYKVLSTYRKIEKSNDSRLKGVLHKLETSKLHHYVETGYKSAVSAYGIPSTSDKNSPVGTRTSYHFSKEDDAEYEKTEGTTDSDDAAVAHEMRHQFDYDIGNMADDTENNEKDPSEIRAVFFENLMRKTLKQLERTQYGKPIDPKDLKEPPSNKFK from the coding sequence ATGAAAAAAATTACATTTATCTTCTTTTTGCTGTTTTTAGCTACAATAGGATATTCCCAAAACAATCAAAAAGTATTAGCTGCGCCTATGCCAATGGCAGCACCACCTCCTGGTGGAGGAGGTGATCGTCCTGTTACATGGTATAGGGATAGTGATAAAGATGGATTTGGAGATCCCATAAGAACCAGACTGAGTGCAACCAAAATTGATGGGTATGTAGCTGAGGGGGATGATTTGGATGATACCAATAAATATATTACCAATGTAGCCCCTACCCAATATTTTTACCACGATTCAGATGGGGATACTTTTGGTAATCCCAACGTAAGGGTATTTTATAGTATAGCACCTCCTAACTATGTTACCAATAATTTAGATTGTAATGATAATAATGCAGCTATAAAACCAACTACTGTTTGGTATCGTGATGGGGATCACGATGGTTATGGGAATCGTTCAATTACTATAATCGGTTGTATACAACCTGCTGATTATGTAATAAATCCATGGGATTACGATGATGCCAATGGAGCGATTACTAATATTACTCCACAAACTTTTTACAGGGATTATGATACCGATACTTTTGGGAGTCCAACTGTAACGGTATACTGTAGTGTAAAACCTGATGGTTATGTAACTAATAATTTAGATTGTAATGACGGAAATGTCGCTATAAACCCCAATACAGTTTGGTACAGAGATGTAGATGGCGATAATTTCGGAGTTCGTGAGATAACAGTCTTAAGCTGTACCAGACCCGCAGGATATACAGACAATGGTGATGACTGTAATGATTCTGATTACGACTTAAATCCCAATACAGTTTGGTATATTGATAGCGATCATGATACTTTTGGTGCAGGTGCAGGTTCTCGTTTTGGATGCGCTCCTCCACTTAACCATGACTATGTTCTCAAGGGTGGGGATTGTAATGACAGTAATGTTAATGTGCATCCAGATGTAATGTGGTATCGCGATGTTGATGGCGATGGTTTTGGTGTAACCAACAATTTTGTTAAAAGTTGTACACAACCGGTAGGTTACGCTCGCGAGTCTGGAGATTGCGATGACGGAAATAGGTTCATAAAACCAAATACTATATGGTATTTTGATAATGATGGCGACGGACATGGAGCTGCATCACAAACTAAACAAAGCTGTACAAAACCTGATAGGTATGTAGATACAGCGGATGATTGTAATGACTACGATGTAACGGTATACACCGTTAGGGTATGGTATTATGATAATGATGGTGATACTTTTGGTGATCCGGCTGTCACAGTTTCAAGTTGTAACAAACCTTACAAATATGTACTCAATAATGCTGATTATGATGACAGAACGGGAAATATTACCAATATTCCCCCTCGAACTTTCTATGAGGATTATGATAAAGACACTTTTGGGAATCCCAACGTAAGTGTATACTATAGCAATCAGCCTACGGGCTATGTAACCAATGCCAGTGATTATGACGACAGAACGGGAAATATCATCAACATTCAACCCCGAAATTTTTATGAGGATTATGACAAAGATACTTTTGGGAATCCAAACGTGAGTTTGTACTATAGTCTTCAACCAACGGGCTATGTGACCAATGCCAGTGATTATAATGATAGAAATGAGTTTATTACCAATATCCCACCACAAACTTTTTATAAGGATTTTGATAAAGATACATTTGGGAATCCTAACATAACTCTTTACTATAGCATTCAACCTACGGGTTATGTGGCTAATAATACCGATTGTGATGATTCGAACGGCGATCTTAATCCTAATACCAAATGGTATGCAGACAATGAACAGGACGGACTGGGTGACCCATCAAATTTTGTACAACAATGTACACCACCAGCCGGAAAGTATGTTGCCAATTACTCGGATAATTGTCCAACAATAGCAGGAACAAGCCCAGATTGCAGTAGTTTGGCTTCCCCTTCATCAGACTACAATTATATTATAACGACTACTTATAAAGAGCCTACAAATACTATTTTACAGGGACCAACTCCTGAAAAAGCGCTAGTGAATATTACGTATTTCGACGGACTGGGAAGACCCGTGCAACAAATTGCCAATAAGCAATCTACAGCAGGAAAGGATATAATAACCTCTACCGGTTACGATGATTTTGGCAGACCAACCAAGGAATACCTGCCATATGCAGCAAATTCCAGTAATATGGCTTATGACGCAAATGCAGCAGAAAATGCCATTACTTTTTACAGTGCAGAGAAATATGAAAATACAGCCAATCCTTTTTCTGAAAAGAAATTAGAATTATCACCTCTAGGCAGAGTCATAAAACAAGCGGCTCCGGGTAATGATTGGGCTATGGATGGTGGTCACGAAATCAAGATGGATTATCAGACCAATACGGATACCGAAGTAAAACTCTATCGCGCTGCCGCAAACTGGAATGCCGGATCTGGATTGTTTGATATTGCCTTGTCTGAAGATGGAAATTATGCTGCCAGTGAACTAATCAAAACGGTTACGTATGATGAGAACAGTTCTGCCAATCCTACCGAAAACGGAGGAAGTACAGTTGAGTTTAAAAACAAAGAGGGCAAGGTAATCCTAAAGAGAACCTACGAATCCGGAACCAAACACGATACGCATTATGTATATGACACTTATGGCAATTTAACCTATGTAATTCCGCCAAAGGCTGACGGAACCATAAATCAGGAAGTACTAGACGGATTGTGTTACCAGTACAAATACGATTATCGCAACCGTTTGGTCGAGAAAAAAATACCGGGCAAACAATGGGAATTTATTGTATACGATAAACTGGACAGACCCGTTGCCACAGGTCCTGCAAATTCACCATTTAAGGATGATACTGCGGTGGGTTGGCTCATTACTAAATATGATGCTTTTGGCAGACCCGTTTACACTGGTTGGTCAAATTCTACTGCGGATGCTTTGAGCCGAACTACCCTGCAGAATGCTCAAAATAATGCCACAGTTTTGTTTGAGACCAAACAAACTTCGGGTGCTATAGATGGGATTCAGGCGTATTATAGCAATACTGTTGCCCCTACGAGCATTAAACTACTTACGGTTAATTATTATGACAATTACACATTCCCTAATGTACCCACTATTCCTACTACTATAGAAGGGCAAACGGTTTTGGCTAATGCCAAAGGTCTTGCAACTGGTAGTTGGACAAGGGTATTAACCACTGCTTCAACATCTTTAGGAGAAACCTCTACTACGTTCTATGATGCTAAGGCAAGACCTATACGCAGCTATGTCCAAAACTATTTAGATGGATATACTAGTACTGATAGCAAACTGGATTTTTCAGGGCAATTGCTGTACACTATAGCCAAGCATAAACGAACTACTGGCGATGTTGAACTTGTCACAAAAGAGGATTTCACCTATTCTCCGCAAGGACGTATACTCACACATACCCATCAGATAAATGGTGGTGCCATTCAGCTATTGGCTGCCAATACCTATGATGATTTGGGGCAACTAAGCAGTAAAAAAGTAGGGAACAACAGCGGTACTCCATTGCAAAAAATAGACTACACCTACAACATAAGAGGCTGGATGACAGGAATCAACAACGATTCCAGCAACAACTTGATTTTGAATACTACGGAAAAAGATTTGTTTGGATTCAAAATAAACTACAATGTTGTAGCAGGAAGTGTAGCAAATCTAAAGCCATTGTATAACGGCAATATAGCCGAAACATTCTGGCGATCTAACTCTGATGGCACACTCCGTTCCTATGGGTATCAATACGATGATCTTAATAGATTAAAAAAGGCCATTTACCAAAAACCTGGGGAGAATATTCCGGTTTCGGGTGCCTATAATGAGAGCTTGAGTTACGATAAAAATGGTAATATCACCTCTCTGCAAAGATTTGGTGGCAGCGATGCACCATCTATAATTTTTCAGATAGATGATTTAGCGTATGATTACAGCAATGCGAACTCTAACCAACTTACCAAAGTAACTGACAGCCCTGCGGGTAATGACAGTCAAGGTTTTATTGATGGTAACAAAACAGGTGATGATTATAGTTATGACTCGAATGGAAACATGATTACCGATAAAAACAAGAACATTACCAATATTGTGTACAACCATTTGAATCTTCCTGTTAAAATAACATTTGGAACTGGAAATACTATTGCCTATATTTACAACTCGGCTGGGCTAAAAGTACAGAAAACGGTTAATTCTTTGTTGCCAACACCAACTGTTACAACTACCAATTATTTGGGCGGGTTCCAGTACAAAGACAATGTGTTGCAATTTTTCCCAACGGCGGAAGGTTACGTAGAGCCTAACGGAAGTTCTTATAAATATGTGTTCCAGTACAAAGACCATTTAGGGAATGTTAGGTTGAGCTATGGAGATGCCAATGGAGATGGAGCTATTACCAATAGTGAGATTATCGAGGAGAGTCATTACTACCCTTTTGGCTTAAAACATCAAGGATATAATTCTACCGTAACTTCAACAAATCCCGCACAAAAGCGACTCTTTGGCGGTAAGGAATTACAAGATGAGCTTGGACTTAACATGTATGACTATGGGGCGAGACTTTATGACCCTGCAGATTGTACTTGGTGGGGTATTGACCCATTAGCAGAAAAGTTTTCTTCATTATCTCCTTATGCTTATGTAGCTAATAATCCAACAAATGCAATTGACCCCGACGGTAGAGATATAATATTTATTGTTACAAAAGGAGATCAAGCAAGAAATTTTCAATATCGCAAAGGAAATTTTTATGAATTAGATGCAAATGGAAAATACTCTAGAAGATATAATCCTGGAAAGGAAAGTGTTGACCCTACTATGTATAAAGTTTTGTCAACATATAGAAAAATTGAAAAATCAAATGATTCTAGACTAAAAGGAGTATTACATAAGCTTGAAACAAGTAAACTTCATCATTACGTAGAGACAGGTTATAAAAGTGCCGTCAGTGCATATGGTATACCAAGTACATCAGATAAGAATTCACCAGTGGGTACACGTACATCATATCATTTTTCTAAAGAGGATGACGCAGAGTATGAAAAAACTGAAGGAACTACTGATTCAGATGATGCAGCAGTTGCACACGAAATGAGACATCAATTCGATTATGATATAGGAAATATGGCTGATGACACAGAAAATAATGAAAAAGATCCATCGGAAATAAGAGCTGTATTTTTTGAAAATCTTATGAGAAAAACATTAAAACAACTTGAAAGGACACAATATGGTAAACCTATTGATCCTAAAGACTTAAAAGAACCGCCTAGTAATAAATTTAAATAG
- a CDS encoding T9SS type A sorting domain-containing protein, whose amino-acid sequence MKKKYLLPLLFFPLLIHSQDILWEKSYGGKHADYLFDAQPTADYGFILAGSSLSDKSGNKTDNNHGDLDYWIWKMDEKGELDWQKSIGGSGFDLLQSIKNTTDGGFILAGTSSSSKDFQKKDSCRGVTDFWVVKLNAKGEEQWQRTIGGSSQDELVCAFQTKDGGYMLGGSSSSSPAEEKNALHAVPLDAKPDLCAKSEKSRGNMDYWIVKLDKSGVVEWQKTYGGEYADLLRSMEQTQDNGYIIGGYSNSTRSGDKTEPNKGIGDYWVIKIDNAGIIEWQKTYGSNGDDQLYAIHQTQDNGYILGGNSNSTQPLTTLGGNVGNGTDYWVLKLDEKGEVLWSKTYDFGKVDILTSLVENKDHTYLIGGYAQSENKQPREGLVGKATNLINKDREGINDYIALKIDEKGEETWKKTVGSGGEDILRKLIETRDGGYLMAGTSNSNASKDKNGNIGGNDFWVVKLKDKTKLEKVKTSVEAIPNPAQAFTNIIIGYDFEDGTATVVDIAGRILQRFPVKERTVPIDLSQYPEGIYVVNIKTNVQSDGVKIIKKGKN is encoded by the coding sequence ATGAAGAAAAAATACTTATTACCCCTACTTTTTTTCCCCCTACTGATACACTCTCAGGACATACTTTGGGAAAAATCATATGGAGGCAAACATGCCGATTATCTTTTTGATGCACAACCCACAGCCGATTATGGTTTTATACTCGCTGGAAGCTCTCTCTCTGACAAAAGCGGAAATAAAACAGATAACAATCACGGAGATCTTGATTACTGGATTTGGAAAATGGATGAAAAAGGCGAACTCGACTGGCAAAAAAGCATCGGGGGCAGCGGATTCGATTTATTACAAAGCATAAAAAACACCACAGATGGTGGCTTTATTCTTGCTGGTACTTCCAGTTCATCAAAAGATTTTCAGAAAAAAGACTCTTGTAGAGGCGTAACGGATTTTTGGGTAGTTAAGCTTAATGCCAAAGGCGAAGAGCAATGGCAAAGAACCATAGGCGGCAGCAGTCAGGATGAACTGGTATGCGCTTTTCAGACCAAAGATGGCGGTTATATGCTAGGAGGTTCCTCCAGCTCAAGTCCGGCAGAAGAAAAAAATGCTCTTCATGCAGTACCATTAGACGCTAAACCTGATTTGTGTGCCAAATCCGAAAAAAGTCGTGGCAACATGGACTATTGGATTGTTAAACTCGACAAATCAGGAGTTGTTGAGTGGCAAAAAACGTATGGAGGTGAGTATGCCGATTTACTTAGAAGCATGGAACAAACCCAAGATAACGGATATATTATAGGAGGATATTCAAACTCAACTCGATCCGGAGACAAAACCGAGCCTAATAAAGGAATAGGAGATTATTGGGTTATAAAAATTGATAATGCCGGAATTATAGAGTGGCAAAAAACATACGGTAGTAATGGAGACGACCAATTGTATGCTATTCATCAGACTCAGGATAACGGTTATATACTGGGAGGAAATTCTAACAGTACACAACCACTTACCACTTTGGGAGGCAACGTAGGAAATGGAACCGATTACTGGGTACTCAAACTGGATGAAAAAGGCGAAGTTCTCTGGAGCAAAACCTACGATTTTGGGAAAGTCGATATTTTAACCTCATTGGTCGAGAATAAAGACCATACCTATCTCATTGGCGGATACGCCCAAAGCGAAAACAAACAACCTAGAGAAGGTCTGGTTGGAAAAGCAACTAATCTCATCAATAAAGACAGAGAAGGAATTAATGACTACATCGCCTTAAAAATAGATGAAAAAGGCGAAGAAACCTGGAAGAAAACAGTAGGAAGCGGCGGAGAAGACATACTACGCAAACTAATAGAAACAAGAGATGGCGGCTATCTTATGGCTGGAACCTCAAACTCTAACGCCTCTAAGGATAAAAACGGAAATATAGGCGGAAATGATTTTTGGGTAGTAAAACTCAAAGACAAAACCAAACTAGAAAAAGTAAAAACAAGCGTAGAGGCCATTCCTAATCCCGCACAGGCATTTACCAACATTATTATAGGCTATGATTTTGAAGACGGAACAGCTACAGTAGTAGATATAGCAGGTCGTATATTACAACGATTCCCTGTCAAAGAGCGAACCGTACCAATAGATTTAAGTCAATATCCCGAAGGAATATATGTGGTGAACATAAAAACCAATGTACAGAGTGATGGAGTGAAAATAATAAAAAAAGGAAAAAATTAA